One stretch of Manis pentadactyla isolate mManPen7 chromosome 10, mManPen7.hap1, whole genome shotgun sequence DNA includes these proteins:
- the LOC130685053 gene encoding eukaryotic peptide chain release factor GTP-binding subunit ERF3A-like isoform X3: protein MEAPGSGPCGGAGGPLAAVAAEAQREHLSAAFSRQLNVSAKPFVPNVHAAEFVPSFLRGPAQPSPPPAGAAPAPTTMEPTVAREALRNAGYCAGHLK, encoded by the exons ATGGAAGCCCCCGGGTCGGGCCCGTGCGGCGGTGCCGGCGGGCCCTTGGCGGCGGTGGCCGCCGAGGCCCAGCGTGAGCACCTCAGCGCGGCCTTCAGCCGGCAGCTCAACGTCAGTGCCAAACCTTTCGTGCCCAACGTCCACGCCGCCGAGTTCGTGCCGTCCTTCCTGCGTGGCCCGGCCCAGCCGTCGCCACCCCCGGCTGGCGCCGCGCCGGCGCCCACCACCATGGAGCCGACAGTGGCGCGGGAGGCCCTTCGG AACGCAGGATACTGTGCTGGGCACTTGAAGTGA